TACGACGCGCGTTCGCTGCTGACCACCTGGGGCCACCGCCAGGCCAGCGAGGGTGCCGAGCTGCACGACTACGGCAACCGCGACTGGGCCGGACTGACCCGCGACTACTACCGCCGTCGCTGGCAGCTGTATTTCGCTGCGCTGGACGACAGTCTGCGCAGCGGCAAGCCGGTGCGCAGGATCGACTGGTACGCCTTCGGCGAGGCCTGGAACCGCCGCGACACGGTCTATCCGGACCGGCCGCTCGGGAACAGTCATGCGGTCGCGCTGCAGGTGGCGCAGGCACTGGGCGTGGCGCCATCGCCGTAAGGCCCGGGTCGGCCGTTGGCAGGGTCGAAAGCAGTGTATTGTCTGCCGACGCCCTGCTCCGAGAACCCGGCCATGAACACCACGTCAACGACCCGATTCACGCCCGAGTACGATGCCTTTGCCTTTGGCGACGACCAGGCGGTCTACAAGACCTTGCTGGAATCGACCAACGCCATTCCCTGGAAAATCGACTGGACAAGCATGCGGTTCGCCTACATCGGTCCGCAGATCGAGCCGTTGCTGGGCTGGGAGCAGGGCAGCTGGGCCACCGTCGAGGACTGGGCCATGCGCATTCATCCGGACGACCGCGAGCGGGTGGTGAACTTCTGCGTGTCGCAGTCCAAGGCCGGCGTAGACCACGAAGCGGACTACCGCGCGCTGACCAGCGACGGCGGTTATGTCTGGATCCGCGACGTGGTGCATGTGGTCCGTACCGAGGATGGCGAGGTCGACTGCCTGATCGGTTTCATGTTCGACATCAACGAGCGCAAGAAGGCCGAGGACGAACTGCTGCGGCTGCAGAAGGAACTCGAACAGCTTTCCCTGACCGACGGCCTGACGGGTATCTCCAACCGGCGCATGTTCGACCAGCGGCTCGACGTGGAATGGAGCGAGTCCAGGCGCAGCGGCAAGCCGCTGTCGCTGATCGTGCTGGACCTGGACTACTTCAAGCAATACAACGACTGCTACGGGCACATCGCCGGCGACGCGTGTCTGAAGGCCGTCGCCGGCGTGCTGAAAGATGTTGCCGGACGGCCGCGTGACGTGGTGTCCCGCTTCGGTGGCGAGGAGTTCATCCTGCTGCTGCCGGAAACCGACGAAGCCACCGCACGCGCGCTGGCCGAGGAGTGTGCCGAACGGATTCGCCAGCTGCGTATCGACCATGCACAATCGGCGGTCGGCGACTACGTGACCGCCAGCTTCGGCGTCGGCACCACCGTGGCCGCCAGGACCGAGGCCAGCGACTACGTCGAGCAGGTCGACCGGCTGCTGTATGCCGCCAAGCGCAACGGCCGGAACCGGATCGAGGCGGCCCGGCTGCATCTGACGCAGGCACCCGACGAGGATCCGGCCGCGCTGGTGACGCACTAGCGCGCCACGCCGCAGGTGCGGGCCGGTTGCGCCATGCCGTGGTCTGCGGCTGCCCGGCCGATGGCACAATAGGCGATCGACAGGGGGCCTCGACGATGAATGAAAAGAACCTGCGGCGCCTGATCCTGGGCGCCTACGACACCACCATCGACATCATCGTGATCGGCCTGGTGCTGACCATGCTGGTGCTGCTGGTGTTCGCCTTCGTCGACGTGCTGATCACCTTGTTGCACCTGATTCCGACGATACGCGGCGGCGCGCTCGACGAGGGCGATTTCCGCGACATGGTGACGAGCGTGCTGGACGTGTTCGTCATCATCGAGCTGTTCAGCACGTTCATCGATTACGTCAAGGAACGGCGCATACGGATTACCCGCCTGATCGACGTCACGGCGGTTTTCGTGCTGCGCGAAATGCTCATCAAGGTCTACGCCAAGGCGTTTTCCACCAACGAGCTGCTGGTGCTGGCCTTGCTGTTGCTGGTGCTGGTGATCGCGCGCAGTGTGACCGGACGGTTTCCGCCCAAATCGCGCGACGAGGTATAGACGCGGCCCGCATCGGACTGTTTCACCGGCATCCTCGATGGGGGTGTTATCTTGACCGGGTCATGACCGGCGCAACGCCGATGCGGCCGCGCACCCCTGCCTCACACCCGCCTGACTGATGCCGATCCATCGCCGCTCCCTGTCGCGCATCGCTGCGACCGTACTCGCCGCCGGGCTCGCGACTCTGTCCGGGCCATGCACGGCGACGGCGACCGTGGATACTCCACTGAAACCCGGCGTGGCCCTGCTGTCCAATGCCTACGACAACCTCAGCGGCGGCCAGCGGAGCGGACTCACCGGGCTGTGGAATCTCTACGGTTCGCTGCGCTACAAAGCCGTATCGGGGCCGGCCGCGGGGCATCTGAGCGCGTTTGCCCAGGTGCTGGCCAGTCGCGGCGGTTTCCCCAGCAGCTATACCGGCGATGCGCAAGGCACCAGCAACATCGAAGCGCCGCATCTCACCCGCGTCTACGAGGCCTGGGTGCAGTACAACGGGCGGCATTCGCGCTGGTCGGTGTTGTTGGGCCGCTACGACCTCAACAGCGAGTTCGATCGCCTGCAGACCGCGTCGTTGTTCCTCGACAGCTCGTTCGGCGTGGAACCGGCGTTCTCGCAAAGCGGTGGCGGCGGGCCGTCGATTTTTCCGCGTCCACGCATGGCGCTGCGGGTCGCGCTCAAGCTTGCACACGGTGTGGTCTGGCGTAGCGCGGTGGTGCAGGGTGGCGTGCCGCTGGACCGGAGCCT
This window of the Dyella sp. A6 genome carries:
- a CDS encoding phosphate-starvation-inducible PsiE family protein, which translates into the protein MNEKNLRRLILGAYDTTIDIIVIGLVLTMLVLLVFAFVDVLITLLHLIPTIRGGALDEGDFRDMVTSVLDVFVIIELFSTFIDYVKERRIRITRLIDVTAVFVLREMLIKVYAKAFSTNELLVLALLLLVLVIARSVTGRFPPKSRDEV
- a CDS encoding sensor domain-containing diguanylate cyclase; translation: MNTTSTTRFTPEYDAFAFGDDQAVYKTLLESTNAIPWKIDWTSMRFAYIGPQIEPLLGWEQGSWATVEDWAMRIHPDDRERVVNFCVSQSKAGVDHEADYRALTSDGGYVWIRDVVHVVRTEDGEVDCLIGFMFDINERKKAEDELLRLQKELEQLSLTDGLTGISNRRMFDQRLDVEWSESRRSGKPLSLIVLDLDYFKQYNDCYGHIAGDACLKAVAGVLKDVAGRPRDVVSRFGGEEFILLLPETDEATARALAEECAERIRQLRIDHAQSAVGDYVTASFGVGTTVAARTEASDYVEQVDRLLYAAKRNGRNRIEAARLHLTQAPDEDPAALVTH